TGCGGCTGCGGCGGAGAAATTTGCTGGCGCTGGCACCAACAGGGATACACGACGGCGGCTGGAACCACTACCCTGCCTGCCTTGGAAGACCGTCTCAAGGGAAAGTCTAGATCTCAGGTCGCCACTGGCACGATAAGTGCCACTTCTTTGCCACCGATGTCACCGCCCGCTACTTGACGGAGCAGATCGAGGCCGTTTCCCCGGTGCCCGGGAAGAGTCCCCAAGGGGAGCTTTGGTGGGGTGGTCGAGGCCCTGGCCCTAGACGATGCGGCGGCCTTCGTGCTGGCCCTTGGCCCTAACCCCCGTCTTCGATGCGGCGGCGGCACCGGTGATCGCTACCTGTCAGAATAATCCGGCTGCCACTCAACCGACCTTAGCCCTGGCCCAAACGCTGTGGGATCGCCCCGGCGAGATTCTGGCTCTAGCCGATGGCAGCCATCCCCTGTGGCGCTATGGTCTCTTGTCAGCAGCCTTAGAGCCCTTAGGATGGGACGCGCCGTTGACGGTGGCGCCGCTGATTGCCCGGCAGCTGCTGTTGACCCCAGCTGGCCTGCCGGCTGATGTCAGCCTCTGGTCCTGGGGCGAGGCTCCCTTGCCGTCACTGTCGGCTAGTGGTCAGGTGATGGCCCAGCGCTTGCGGCTGGCCCCGACATGCCTGCGCATTGTGCCCATTCAGGCAGCGGCAGGAACTCTGGCCCAGCCGACGATTCAAGCCATGACTCGGGTGAGTCAGCGGCCAGTGCTGGCCTTGAGCGACTGGGCGGTCACCGGCGATGAGGCGCTCAAGAGCCTGTTGACTCTGGCCTGGCTACGGGGGACTGATCTCTATCTGCCGGGGCGCTCTGTCAAGACAGGCGGCGGCGATGACCAGTCTCAGGGTTACCCAGCCTTACAGGCCCTGGCAGGCGCTGCCGATGACGGTGTTTTGGCGCCAGGGGCAATGGCCCCCCATTAGCGGCCTTTGCCAGCCAGCAAGTTCTCCCTATCCTGGAATTGCCCCGGTTGGACTATTGCGATCGCATCCAAACCTGGTACCAAGCCCTGGGATTGCAGGACACCGACGCCAGCCCTGCCCTGCAGCAGGACATTGCGAATGCGCCCGCCGCTTCGCTACGAACCCCAGACCATCCACCGCATTGCCGCCGGAATCCCGGCTGCGACCGATGCCGGCCTCACCCTCACCGCCGCCTGTCGGGCCGAGATGGCCTTAGACATGGGAACTCTGGCCCAACCCGTCAGGCCTCGCTTTTAGCGCCCAGGAATTGGTGCTACCGCCCAAACAACATCAGCAATTTCAGGAAATTCTCCAGGCCATGACCGCCCTCACCCAGGTGCACTACCAGTGGGGCACGGCCCGGGCCTGGAACGAATGCGGCATTTCCGTCTTATTTGCTGGCCCCCCCTGGCACCGGCAAAACCATGGCCGCCGAAGCCCTGGCTCACCAGCTGGACCTGCCCATGTACCGCATCGACCTGTCCCAGGTGGTGAATAAATACATCGGCGAAACCGAAAAGAACCTGAAGCGCCTCTTCGACACCGCCGATATCTCTGACACGGTGCTCTTTTTCGACGAAGCCGACGCCCTCTTCGGCCGCCGCACCGAAGTCAAAGATGCCCACGACCGCTACGCCAACCTGGAAATCAGCTACCTGCTAGAGCGCATGGAACGCTTCCAGGGCCTGGCCATCCTGGCCACCAACCGGCAAAAAGATCTCGACGACGCCTTCCTGCGCCGGCTGCGCTACATCATCGAATTTCCTCTGCCCGAAGAACGAGAACGCCGCCGCCTCTGGCAGCAGGTGATCCCACCCCAGGTAGACGCCAGCCAGCTCGATATCGCCTTTCTGGCCCGCCAGTTCCCCCTGGCCGGGGGCCATATCCGTTCCATTATCTTCAATGCCTGCCTGCAAACCGCCCGCTCCCCCACTCTCCCACTCCCCCACTCCCCATCCCCCGCCCTCTCCATGGAGACCGTCTTGATCGCCGTCAAACGAGAATACGACAAACTCAACCGTTCCGTCAGCCAAACCCAGTTTGGCCCCTATGCCCCCCTACTTGAGAGGCTCGACCATGCCTGATCGACGCATCCACATCCAACGCCTAGTGATTCGGACCCGAGGGCTGCCAGAGTCCACGGTGCGGACGGCCCTAGCCGGGCTAGACATGGCTCTGCAGGTGGAAGCCGCCCGCCATCCAAATCTGGCCCAGGCTGCAGCCACCCTAGATCATCTGGACCCAACTCCTGTCCGGGCCCGCGGCGATAGCCAGCAGCTGCGCCCAGCCATTGCCCAGCGGGTGATGGCAGCCATTGCCCCACACCCTCCAAGTCGTAACCCATCCAGGACCCATCCCATGGTTTCTTTGATTCGAGGCGCCATCATCGAATACGGCAGTGATTTCCTGGGACCCCTGCCCAATGTGGTCATCTTCCAATTCAACCCCGACAGTCTCGCTCGCACCCTACAGATTCCCTCTCGACCGGAACAATCTCGCCGCCCAGAGCGCTATGCCACCGGTGATAGCCCCCATGAAACCATTTCTCTCACGGCCCATTTCAGTGCGGCTGACCAGCTGGATGCCGGTAATCCCCTGGCCACCACCCCTTCGGCATTGGCCCCCAACTGGCAGCCCTAGAGCAAATGGTTTACCCCAGCAGCACCCTCAGCGGCTTTGATTGGCAAAGCCGTGGATGCTGTTGGCGATGCCCTGGGCTTGGGCGGCGACGGTGCTCCTGCCACGCAGTCTATTCCCCGGGTGGCGCTGCCCAGATTGTTATTTATCTGGGGTGA
This portion of the Halomicronema hongdechloris C2206 genome encodes:
- a CDS encoding ATP-binding protein → MLAPPGTGKTMAAEALAHQLDLPMYRIDLSQVVNKYIGETEKNLKRLFDTADISDTVLFFDEADALFGRRTEVKDAHDRYANLEISYLLERMERFQGLAILATNRQKDLDDAFLRRLRYIIEFPLPEERERRRLWQQVIPPQVDASQLDIAFLARQFPLAGGHIRSIIFNACLQTARSPTLPLPHSPSPALSMETVLIAVKREYDKLNRSVSQTQFGPYAPLLERLDHA